The Methylobacterium sp. PvR107 genome contains a region encoding:
- a CDS encoding invasion associated locus B family protein yields the protein MPLHARLVRFRRAARRAALPVFLALVAAALAPAGPAAAQGMVRKTFEDWQLRCETPAGAKAEQCALVQYLAAEDRPNLTLVVIVLKTADNRGYLLRVVAPLGVLLPSGLGLKIDQTDIGRAGFVRCLTTGCVAEVVMDDGLIRQFKNGSQATFIVFQTPEEGVGIPLSMKGFAAGFDSLK from the coding sequence GTGCCGCTTCACGCGAGGCTCGTTCGTTTCCGGCGTGCCGCTCGGCGCGCCGCGCTGCCGGTCTTCCTCGCCCTCGTCGCGGCAGCGCTTGCGCCCGCGGGGCCCGCGGCCGCCCAGGGCATGGTGCGCAAGACCTTCGAGGACTGGCAGCTGCGCTGCGAGACTCCGGCCGGCGCCAAGGCCGAGCAATGCGCCCTGGTGCAGTACCTGGCCGCCGAGGATCGCCCGAACCTGACCCTCGTGGTCATCGTCCTGAAGACGGCGGACAACCGGGGCTATCTCCTCCGCGTGGTCGCGCCGCTCGGCGTCCTGCTGCCCTCGGGCCTCGGCCTGAAGATCGACCAGACCGATATCGGCCGGGCCGGGTTCGTCCGCTGCCTGACCACCGGCTGCGTCGCCGAGGTCGTGATGGACGACGGGCTGATCCGCCAGTTCAAGAACGGTTCGCAGGCCACCTTCATCGTGTTCCAGACGCCCGAAGAAGGCGTCGGCATTCCGCTTTCGATGAAAGGCTTCGCGGCCGGGTTCGACAGCCTGAAATGA
- a CDS encoding RraA family protein, with protein MTVISRNPPPPSVDPALLAAFDDVPTATISDCLDRMPVLAGLRAFHGRARLAGTAFTVRVRAGDNLAIHQALEEVRPGDVIVVDGGGDTSRALVGDIMKAIAESRGVAGFVVDGAVRDTESFADGAFPCYARAATPRGPFKTGPGALNGPVCVGGWTVNPGDVVIGDADGVVTFPPAVAPTLLEDVRAQAAREAEVLALIRAGQYDGRYARVAKG; from the coding sequence ATGACCGTCATCTCACGCAATCCGCCACCGCCCTCCGTCGATCCCGCGCTGCTCGCGGCCTTCGACGACGTTCCGACCGCGACCATCAGCGACTGCCTCGACCGGATGCCGGTCCTTGCGGGCCTGCGCGCCTTCCACGGACGCGCGCGGCTGGCCGGCACGGCCTTCACGGTGCGCGTCCGGGCGGGCGACAACCTCGCCATCCATCAGGCGCTGGAGGAGGTCCGGCCCGGCGACGTGATCGTGGTCGACGGCGGTGGCGACACAAGCCGGGCGCTCGTGGGCGACATCATGAAGGCGATCGCCGAGAGCCGCGGCGTGGCGGGGTTCGTGGTCGACGGCGCGGTGCGCGACACCGAATCCTTCGCCGACGGCGCTTTCCCCTGCTACGCCCGCGCCGCGACCCCGCGCGGCCCGTTCAAGACCGGACCCGGCGCGCTCAATGGGCCCGTCTGCGTCGGCGGCTGGACCGTGAATCCGGGCGACGTGGTGATCGGCGATGCGGACGGCGTCGTGACCTTCCCGCCCGCTGTTGCGCCGACGCTGCTTGAAGACGTGCGCGCCCAGGCGGCCCGCGAGGCAGAGGTTCTCGCGCTGATCCGGGCCGGTCAGTACGACGGCCGCTACGCCCGGGTTGCGAAGGGCTGA
- a CDS encoding LysR family transcriptional regulator, giving the protein MDLDWLRDFLALAEHRTFSRAAEARHVTQPAFSRRIRALEVWIGTPLFLRGAQGAILTRAGDRFRPEAEDLVRGLERARRETRAAGERAGASLAIAATHALSFTFFPAWIRGCVQFEALGALNLISDSMEACEAIMLAGEVQFLLCHHRADAQTRLDDGRFESVRVGADSLVPLCAPSDGGAPLWPLAVPGRPARHLAYGSASGLGRILAATGIAGDREAVFTSHLAATLMTMAREGYGVAWLPLTLAEGALKQGQLVRAGPDSLDVPVEIRLFRSPESRSVAADALWQRLTGGGTDRTQPFATRA; this is encoded by the coding sequence ATGGACCTGGACTGGCTGAGGGATTTTCTGGCGCTGGCTGAGCACAGGACCTTCTCGCGCGCCGCGGAGGCCCGGCACGTGACGCAGCCGGCCTTCAGCCGGCGGATCCGCGCCCTGGAGGTCTGGATCGGGACGCCCCTTTTCCTGCGGGGCGCACAGGGCGCGATTCTGACGCGCGCCGGTGACCGGTTCCGGCCGGAGGCGGAGGATCTGGTCCGCGGGCTGGAGCGGGCCCGCCGGGAGACCCGGGCGGCCGGCGAACGCGCGGGGGCAAGCCTCGCCATTGCCGCCACTCACGCCCTGTCCTTCACCTTCTTCCCCGCCTGGATCCGGGGCTGCGTGCAGTTCGAGGCGCTCGGCGCGCTGAACCTGATCTCGGACAGCATGGAGGCCTGCGAGGCGATCATGCTGGCCGGCGAGGTGCAGTTCCTTCTCTGCCACCACCGCGCCGATGCCCAGACCCGCCTCGACGACGGTCGGTTCGAATCCGTGCGCGTCGGTGCGGATAGCCTCGTCCCGCTCTGCGCGCCGAGCGACGGCGGCGCCCCGCTCTGGCCGCTCGCGGTGCCGGGCCGTCCGGCACGCCATCTCGCCTATGGAAGCGCCTCGGGCCTCGGCCGCATCCTGGCGGCGACCGGCATCGCGGGCGACCGCGAGGCGGTCTTCACCTCGCACCTCGCGGCGACGCTGATGACCATGGCCCGCGAGGGCTACGGCGTCGCGTGGCTGCCGCTGACGCTCGCCGAGGGCGCCCTAAAGCAAGGCCAGCTCGTCAGAGCCGGGCCCGATAGCCTGGACGTGCCGGTCGAGATCCGACTGTTCCGCTCGCCCGAGAGCCGGAGCGTCGCCGCCGACGCGCTGTGGCAGCGGCTCACCGGTGGCGGGACCGACCGAACTCAGCCCTTCGCAACCCGGGCGTAG
- a CDS encoding M48 family metallopeptidase, whose product MPLALLRRPDPEHLEVEHEGASLHIALRRRPSARRITLRVSAATGEVVITLPSRTAVNTAQRFAASHAGWIAARLARVPARVLFEPGADVPLRGEAHRVCLRDTRSGAVRVARENDAPVISVSCDPAHVARRIRDFLTREARRDLAEAIERYAPRLGQRPVRMTLRDTRSRWGSCTARGELNFSWRLILAPPMVLDYLVAHEMAHLREMNHSPRFWALLSDLCPNVEAAEAWLKRNGSDLHRYG is encoded by the coding sequence ATGCCCCTCGCGCTGCTGCGTCGCCCTGATCCGGAACACCTCGAGGTCGAGCACGAGGGGGCGAGCCTCCACATCGCGCTCCGTCGGCGCCCGTCCGCGCGCCGCATCACCCTCCGGGTCTCGGCCGCCACCGGCGAGGTGGTGATCACCCTGCCCAGTCGGACCGCCGTGAACACCGCGCAGCGTTTCGCCGCGAGCCATGCCGGTTGGATCGCCGCGCGGCTGGCGCGCGTGCCTGCGCGCGTGCTCTTCGAACCGGGTGCCGATGTGCCCCTGCGCGGCGAGGCGCACCGCGTCTGCCTGCGCGACACCCGCAGCGGCGCGGTGCGCGTCGCGCGCGAGAACGACGCGCCGGTGATCTCGGTCTCCTGCGACCCGGCCCATGTGGCGCGCCGGATCCGGGACTTCCTCACCCGGGAAGCGCGGCGCGACCTCGCGGAGGCGATCGAGCGCTACGCACCGCGTCTCGGGCAGCGGCCGGTCCGCATGACCCTGCGCGACACCCGCAGCCGCTGGGGATCCTGCACGGCGCGCGGCGAGCTGAATTTCTCCTGGCGGCTGATCCTGGCACCGCCAATGGTGCTCGATTACCTCGTCGCCCACGAGATGGCGCATCTGCGCGAGATGAACCATTCGCCGCGGTTCTGGGCGCTCCTGAGTGACCTCTGTCCGAACGTCGAGGCCGCCGAAGCGTGGCTCAAGCGCAACGGCAGCGACCTGCACCGATACGGCTGA
- a CDS encoding Flp family type IVb pilin: MKTLFSRFASDESGATAIEYGMIAALIAVVIIAALKTLGNNLGNKFNQISTNMN, from the coding sequence ATGAAGACCCTGTTCTCGCGCTTCGCTTCTGACGAGTCCGGCGCCACCGCCATCGAGTACGGCATGATCGCCGCCCTGATCGCGGTCGTCATCATCGCCGCGCTGAAGACCCTGGGTAACAACCTCGGCAACAAGTTCAACCAGATCTCCACGAACATGAACTGA
- a CDS encoding DUF2244 domain-containing protein — MASGNPSVHPYGLDPDTIDRPVFAATIRPHQSLSRRGFRVVMTGCCAVSLTISIWAWRMGFWPVAGFFGLDMLAIYAALKVSFRRGRSFEEVMISQIEILLARVSHHGERREWRFNPLWTKIETVDDDEYGLQRLTLVSRRQQALVARDAAPDERARIALGLSAALAQVKKGY; from the coding sequence ATGGCGAGCGGCAATCCTTCCGTCCATCCTTATGGGCTCGATCCGGACACGATCGACCGTCCTGTCTTCGCAGCGACGATCCGGCCGCATCAATCCCTCAGCCGGCGCGGCTTCCGGGTGGTGATGACCGGATGCTGTGCGGTGTCGCTCACCATCTCGATCTGGGCGTGGCGGATGGGGTTCTGGCCGGTCGCCGGCTTCTTCGGCCTCGACATGCTGGCGATCTACGCGGCGCTCAAGGTGAGCTTCCGCCGCGGACGCTCCTTCGAGGAGGTCATGATCTCCCAGATCGAGATCCTGCTCGCCCGGGTCAGCCACCACGGCGAGCGGCGCGAGTGGCGGTTCAATCCGCTCTGGACGAAGATCGAGACCGTCGACGACGACGAGTACGGCCTCCAGCGCCTGACGCTGGTCTCGCGCCGGCAGCAGGCCCTCGTCGCCCGCGATGCGGCGCCTGACGAGCGAGCCCGCATCGCCCTCGGGCTGAGTGCCGCGCTGGCGCAGGTGAAGAAGGGCTACTGA
- the purC gene encoding phosphoribosylaminoimidazolesuccinocarboxamide synthase, whose product MDFLKPRYTPMNRRRRIYEGKAKVLYEGPEPGTLIQHFKDDATAFNAKKHEVIDGKGVLNNRISEFVFQHLNDIGVPTHFIRRLNMREQLIREVEIIPLEVVVRNVAAGSLATRLGLEEGTQLPRSIIEFYYKNDALNDPMVSEEHITAFGWATPQEIDDIMALAIRVNDFLSGLFLGVGIRLVDFKMETGRLWEGDMMRIVVADEISPDSCRLWDIKSSDKLDKDRFRKDLGGLIEAYTEVAKRLGIMSENEKVQSGGPRLVQ is encoded by the coding sequence ATGGACTTCCTCAAACCACGGTACACGCCTATGAACCGCCGCCGTCGCATCTACGAGGGCAAGGCGAAGGTCCTCTACGAGGGTCCGGAGCCCGGCACGCTCATCCAGCACTTCAAGGACGACGCGACGGCCTTCAACGCGAAGAAGCACGAGGTCATCGACGGCAAGGGCGTGCTGAACAACCGGATCTCCGAGTTCGTCTTCCAGCACCTCAACGATATCGGCGTGCCGACGCACTTCATTCGCCGGCTGAACATGCGCGAGCAGCTGATCCGCGAGGTCGAGATCATCCCCCTCGAGGTCGTGGTGCGCAACGTCGCGGCCGGGTCGCTGGCCACGCGGCTGGGCCTGGAGGAAGGCACCCAGCTGCCGCGCTCGATCATCGAGTTCTACTACAAGAACGACGCACTGAACGACCCGATGGTCTCGGAGGAGCACATCACGGCCTTCGGCTGGGCGACGCCCCAGGAGATCGACGACATCATGGCGCTGGCGATCCGCGTCAACGACTTCCTGTCGGGTCTCTTCCTCGGCGTCGGCATCCGGCTGGTCGATTTCAAGATGGAGACCGGCCGTCTCTGGGAGGGCGACATGATGCGCATCGTGGTCGCCGACGAGATCTCCCCCGATTCCTGCCGCCTGTGGGACATCAAGTCCTCGGACAAGCTCGACAAGGACCGGTTCCGCAAGGATCTGGGCGGCCTGATCGAGGCCTATACCGAGGTTGCCAAGCGGCTCGGCATCATGTCGGAGAACGAGAAGGTCCAGAGCGGCGGCCCGCGCCTGGTCCAGTAG
- the nth gene encoding endonuclease III translates to MSAQAEIAPEAVDAATLAEIFRRFHAAEPEPKGELHHVNPFTLLVAVVLSAQATDRGVNLATGPLFAVADTPEKMLALGEDRVRDFVRTIGLFNTKAKNVVALSRILVEEHGGAVPASLEALQVLPGVGAKTASVVLNIAFAVPRIAVDTHIFRVSNRIPLFVGATTDKVQAGLEAIVPEPYRLHAHHWLILHGRYTCKARKPECPRCLIADLCRYPSKTAA, encoded by the coding sequence ATGTCCGCACAGGCGGAGATCGCCCCCGAGGCCGTCGATGCCGCCACCCTCGCGGAGATCTTCCGCCGCTTCCACGCCGCCGAGCCGGAGCCGAAGGGCGAGCTGCACCACGTCAACCCGTTCACGCTCCTCGTGGCCGTGGTGCTCTCTGCCCAGGCGACCGACCGCGGCGTCAACCTCGCCACCGGCCCGCTCTTCGCCGTCGCCGACACGCCGGAGAAGATGCTGGCGCTCGGCGAGGACAGGGTCCGCGACTTTGTCCGGACGATCGGGCTGTTCAACACCAAGGCGAAGAACGTCGTGGCGCTCTCACGCATCCTCGTGGAGGAGCACGGCGGCGCGGTGCCGGCGAGCCTGGAGGCCCTGCAGGTGCTGCCCGGGGTCGGCGCCAAGACAGCGAGCGTCGTGCTGAACATCGCCTTCGCGGTTCCGCGAATCGCCGTCGATACCCATATCTTCCGGGTCTCGAATCGGATTCCGCTGTTCGTCGGTGCGACCACCGACAAGGTCCAAGCCGGGCTGGAGGCGATCGTGCCGGAACCCTACCGCCTGCATGCCCATCACTGGCTGATCCTGCACGGCCGTTACACCTGCAAGGCGCGCAAGCCTGAATGCCCGCGCTGCCTGATCGCAGACCTCTGCCGCTACCCTTCGAAGACGGCGGCATGA
- a CDS encoding glycosyltransferase family 2 protein: protein MLPSDAAARLGDPLHPSSTLRTTAIRGRLWLGRERQFRLEPTDDPVFDRRLVLPDGATGWLVLSYGGDSAPGRLRPILRVQRGSGGVPQDFVLPGASPGIAHWLGLIPPDATELHLCAAPDFVLERVGSRRESAVLAQCLLRRPWRFVGALYERARGSERRYRDTLRGACAVTPMAQFPSWLAARARPARIPVSRLRIRCLILARPGEATALAATLDALHAQTHPAEALCVAWDGDGPETPDPRALHRRWDAGASAADLIAGADALCLLRPGDIPAPDALALLAQALPGADLAYGDAISTEGTPRLKPDWSPDLALATGYPGRPLILSHAFLVASAPRPVGLMVQASLALETAAAVAQARVAHIPRVLARTVDDLLDPPARARALASRLRSQGSPVCAALRDGAVRLDWPLPDPAPKVSVVIPSRDGLDLITQVCRGVLHETAYPSLELIIVDNGSTDPAVLAHYETLRADPRVRIRIDPQPFNFAAMVNAGVAEASGAVIVLLNNDVAVLEPGWLEAMVRQACRPEVGAVGAKLLYGDGSLQHAGVVVGLGGRAGHILRRRPGDTPGHLGRMRVAHEVSAVTAACLAVAREKYLAVGGFDAEAFAVDFNDVDFCLRLGAAGWKTVWTPDATLAHLESVSRGPSVGAKRARFEEEAARFSERWRAVIRHDPFYHPALSLTTFGEDLE, encoded by the coding sequence ATGCTGCCCAGTGACGCCGCGGCGCGCCTCGGCGATCCCCTCCACCCATCCTCGACCCTGAGAACGACGGCCATCCGCGGCCGGCTCTGGCTCGGCCGCGAGCGGCAGTTCCGCCTTGAGCCGACCGACGATCCGGTCTTCGATCGCCGCCTTGTCCTGCCGGACGGCGCTACCGGATGGCTCGTGCTGAGCTACGGAGGCGATTCCGCGCCGGGGCGGCTTCGCCCGATCCTGCGGGTCCAGCGCGGGTCCGGTGGCGTTCCGCAAGACTTCGTCCTCCCGGGGGCGTCCCCCGGCATCGCCCACTGGCTCGGCCTGATCCCGCCGGATGCGACGGAACTCCATTTGTGCGCGGCACCCGACTTCGTTCTGGAACGAGTCGGATCGCGGCGCGAGAGCGCGGTTCTCGCCCAGTGTCTCCTCCGCCGGCCGTGGCGCTTCGTGGGCGCGCTCTACGAGCGGGCGCGGGGTTCCGAACGGCGCTATCGCGACACCCTGCGTGGCGCCTGCGCGGTGACGCCGATGGCGCAGTTTCCGTCCTGGCTCGCGGCACGGGCCCGGCCGGCGCGGATCCCCGTCTCCCGCTTGCGGATCCGCTGCCTCATCCTGGCGCGTCCCGGCGAAGCGACCGCCTTGGCCGCGACGCTCGACGCGCTCCACGCCCAGACGCACCCCGCAGAGGCCCTCTGCGTCGCCTGGGACGGCGACGGCCCCGAGACGCCGGACCCACGGGCTCTCCACCGACGCTGGGACGCGGGCGCATCCGCGGCCGACCTCATCGCCGGCGCCGATGCCCTGTGCCTGCTGCGACCGGGCGACATCCCGGCCCCCGATGCCCTGGCGCTGCTGGCGCAGGCTCTCCCGGGCGCCGATCTCGCCTACGGCGACGCCATCAGCACCGAGGGGACGCCGCGCCTGAAGCCGGACTGGAGCCCGGACCTCGCTCTCGCGACGGGCTATCCGGGGCGGCCTCTTATTCTGTCGCACGCGTTCCTCGTCGCGTCGGCCCCGAGGCCGGTCGGCCTGATGGTGCAGGCTTCTCTCGCCCTGGAGACCGCCGCAGCCGTGGCGCAGGCGCGGGTGGCCCATATCCCGCGCGTCCTCGCACGCACTGTAGATGACCTGCTCGATCCGCCCGCCCGGGCGAGGGCGCTCGCGTCACGCCTGAGAAGCCAGGGCTCACCCGTTTGCGCAGCGTTGCGCGACGGCGCCGTCCGGCTGGACTGGCCCCTGCCGGATCCGGCGCCGAAGGTCAGCGTCGTGATCCCCTCGCGCGACGGGCTCGACCTGATCACGCAGGTCTGCCGCGGCGTCCTGCACGAGACGGCTTATCCATCCCTCGAGTTGATCATCGTCGACAACGGCTCGACCGATCCCGCCGTGCTGGCCCATTACGAGACCCTGCGCGCCGACCCGCGCGTACGTATCCGCATCGATCCGCAGCCCTTCAACTTCGCCGCCATGGTCAATGCCGGCGTCGCCGAAGCCTCGGGCGCGGTGATCGTGCTGCTCAACAACGACGTGGCGGTGCTCGAGCCCGGCTGGCTGGAGGCGATGGTCCGGCAGGCCTGCCGCCCCGAGGTCGGCGCCGTGGGCGCGAAGCTCCTGTACGGCGACGGCTCCCTGCAGCATGCCGGCGTCGTCGTCGGCCTCGGCGGCCGGGCCGGGCACATCCTGCGCCGCCGTCCGGGCGACACGCCGGGCCATCTCGGACGAATGCGCGTCGCGCATGAGGTGTCCGCCGTGACGGCCGCCTGCCTCGCCGTCGCGCGGGAGAAGTACCTGGCGGTGGGCGGCTTCGACGCCGAGGCCTTTGCGGTCGACTTCAACGACGTCGATTTCTGCCTGCGGCTCGGCGCCGCCGGCTGGAAGACGGTCTGGACGCCGGACGCGACCCTCGCCCATCTCGAATCCGTCAGCCGCGGACCTTCCGTCGGCGCGAAGCGCGCGCGCTTCGAAGAGGAGGCGGCCCGCTTCTCCGAGCGCTGGCGCGCCGTGATCCGCCACGATCCGTTCTACCACCCCGCCCTGTCGCTCACGACCTTCGGCGAGGATCTGGAATGA
- a CDS encoding glycosyltransferase, whose translation MRPERPGPGGDRHLGTPRRSWRRLAAALGVLLSRPRDTTAIAAARLTGKRLRARQSLASLIGIDHRLALSPRILDRFRPASEDLSRAFRLIGDGRLVAGAADRIEAVFAAHPDLQALYGDALIQDRPDGPVLPLLPPVFDADRLTAFDYLGPVLACRNTALDPRVDPVGPAEAAFRIAERFGPGAVGHLPEIISVRRSAGEGEQNAHDAVVRGHLDRTGRAETGIVLGSDGLVRVLSPLPDPRPLASVIVPTRDRLDLLRPCLDSLRRCTDWSPLEILVCDNDSREPETLAYLRSLEEAGQGLVVPCPGPFNFAAMNNAAAARARGDLLVFVNNDVEAFRSDWLTRMAREALRPDVGAVGAKLLDGEGRIQHGGIVLGTGGLVTHGHRHFPGDAPGYLAALRVTHAVSAVTAACLVVAADKFRAVGGFDEAVFAVDFNDVDLCLRLNAAGFRTLLVPEAVLHHRESASRRWTPEARARHAREIAALTTRWGPLLAQDPHFHPGFDPDLSTHARLRPGFPEAGPVSLRRPPA comes from the coding sequence ATGAGGCCGGAGCGCCCCGGCCCTGGCGGCGATCGGCACCTCGGAACCCCGCGCCGATCCTGGCGCCGGCTGGCCGCCGCCCTGGGCGTGCTCCTGAGCCGGCCGCGGGACACCACCGCGATCGCGGCGGCCCGGTTGACCGGCAAGCGCCTGCGGGCCCGTCAGAGTCTCGCATCGCTCATCGGGATCGATCACCGGCTCGCGCTCTCGCCACGCATCCTGGACCGCTTTCGGCCCGCATCGGAGGACCTGAGCCGCGCGTTCCGCCTGATCGGCGACGGCCGGCTCGTTGCCGGTGCTGCGGACCGGATCGAGGCTGTGTTCGCCGCCCATCCGGACCTTCAAGCCCTCTACGGTGATGCGCTCATCCAGGATCGGCCCGATGGCCCGGTGCTGCCGCTGCTGCCGCCGGTCTTCGATGCCGACCGGCTGACGGCCTTCGACTATCTGGGCCCCGTCCTGGCCTGTCGGAACACCGCTCTCGATCCGCGCGTCGACCCCGTCGGCCCGGCCGAGGCGGCGTTCCGCATCGCGGAGCGGTTCGGCCCGGGCGCGGTCGGCCATCTTCCGGAGATCATCTCGGTCCGGCGCTCGGCAGGGGAGGGGGAGCAGAATGCCCATGACGCGGTGGTGCGCGGTCATCTCGACCGGACCGGCCGCGCCGAAACCGGCATCGTGCTCGGGTCGGACGGACTGGTGCGGGTGCTGAGCCCGCTCCCCGATCCGCGGCCGCTCGCCAGCGTCATCGTCCCGACCCGCGACCGCCTCGACCTCCTGCGCCCCTGTCTCGACAGCCTGCGGCGTTGCACCGACTGGTCCCCTCTCGAGATCCTGGTCTGTGACAACGACAGCCGTGAACCGGAGACCCTGGCCTATCTGCGCAGTCTGGAGGAGGCAGGGCAGGGGCTCGTCGTGCCCTGTCCCGGGCCGTTCAACTTCGCCGCCATGAACAATGCCGCCGCGGCCCGCGCACGCGGCGACCTGCTGGTGTTCGTCAACAACGACGTCGAGGCGTTCCGGTCCGACTGGCTCACGCGCATGGCCCGGGAAGCCCTTCGCCCGGATGTCGGGGCCGTGGGTGCCAAGCTCCTCGACGGCGAGGGCCGGATCCAGCACGGCGGCATCGTGCTCGGCACCGGCGGCCTCGTCACCCATGGCCACCGCCACTTCCCGGGCGACGCCCCCGGCTACCTCGCCGCGTTGCGCGTCACGCACGCGGTTTCGGCGGTTACGGCCGCCTGTTTGGTCGTCGCGGCGGACAAGTTTCGGGCGGTCGGCGGCTTCGACGAGGCGGTCTTCGCCGTTGATTTCAACGACGTCGATCTGTGCCTGCGCCTCAACGCGGCCGGCTTCCGGACGCTGCTGGTCCCCGAGGCGGTCCTGCACCATCGCGAGTCGGCGAGCCGCCGCTGGACCCCGGAGGCCCGCGCCCGCCACGCCCGCGAGATCGCTGCCCTGACAACGCGATGGGGGCCGCTGCTGGCGCAGGACCCCCATTTTCATCCGGGCTTCGACCCGGACCTCTCGACCCATGCCCGGCTGCGGCCGGGCTTTCCGGAGGCGGGGCCGGTTTCCCTGCGCCGCCCGCCCGCCTGA
- a CDS encoding pilus assembly protein N-terminal domain-containing protein translates to MRCTLSHAGRTGLILCLMTGAAAAAGQPEPLPVVTILVDNAKVIRLPEKTSTVIVGNPIIAEVTPQKNGVLVLTGKSFGSTNLIALDNAGSMIAETTIRVEASRDSTITVQRGLERESLSCTPNCQPSVQLGDSANFFGATSGQADARRKLATSGGGAVPAADH, encoded by the coding sequence ATGCGCTGCACTCTGTCGCATGCGGGCCGAACCGGCCTCATCCTCTGCCTGATGACGGGCGCCGCCGCGGCCGCCGGCCAGCCCGAGCCCCTGCCGGTCGTGACCATCCTGGTGGACAATGCCAAGGTCATCCGCCTGCCCGAGAAGACGTCGACGGTCATCGTCGGCAACCCGATCATCGCGGAAGTCACGCCCCAGAAGAACGGCGTCCTCGTGCTGACCGGCAAGAGCTTCGGATCGACAAACCTCATCGCCCTCGACAATGCGGGGTCGATGATCGCCGAGACCACGATCCGGGTCGAAGCGTCGCGGGATTCGACGATCACGGTCCAGCGCGGGCTCGAGCGGGAATCCCTGTCCTGCACGCCGAATTGCCAGCCCTCGGTCCAGCTCGGCGATTCCGCCAACTTCTTCGGGGCGACCAGCGGCCAGGCCGATGCCCGCCGCAAGCTTGCGACGAGCGGAGGCGGGGCGGTGCCGGCCGCCGATCACTGA
- a CDS encoding prepilin peptidase, with product MASSVAGSGIAGLGLAGFGLLVLFPFLMAYAAASDLLTMLIPNRISLALVAGFAVLALTGPMTWAEIGFHLGAGAAVLVATFTLFAFGIIGGGDAKLAAATALWLGFDGLGDYLLIASVFGGALTLGILFARSHPLPGRIARMPFALHLHDAKTGIPYGIALAAAALLVLPETEVWTRALAA from the coding sequence ATGGCAAGTTCCGTGGCGGGTTCGGGGATTGCGGGTCTCGGACTCGCGGGCTTCGGATTGCTGGTGCTGTTCCCGTTCCTGATGGCCTATGCCGCGGCGAGCGATCTTCTGACGATGCTGATCCCGAACCGCATCTCCCTTGCCCTCGTCGCCGGTTTTGCGGTCTTGGCCCTGACGGGGCCGATGACATGGGCCGAGATCGGCTTCCATCTCGGTGCCGGGGCGGCCGTGCTCGTGGCCACGTTCACGCTGTTCGCCTTCGGAATCATCGGCGGCGGCGATGCCAAGCTGGCGGCCGCCACGGCCCTGTGGCTCGGCTTCGACGGCCTCGGTGACTATCTCCTCATCGCCTCGGTCTTCGGGGGAGCCTTGACCCTGGGCATCCTGTTCGCGCGGTCGCACCCGCTGCCCGGCCGGATCGCCCGCATGCCGTTTGCCCTGCATCTGCACGACGCCAAGACCGGCATTCCCTACGGCATCGCCCTGGCGGCTGCCGCCCTGCTCGTCCTGCCCGAGACCGAGGTGTGGACCCGGGCGCTGGCGGCCTGA